From the Hemicordylus capensis ecotype Gifberg chromosome 1, rHemCap1.1.pri, whole genome shotgun sequence genome, the window ATCTCCTTTGAACAAGAGTTTctccttcctttctggaagagcaaGTTTCTGTGTTTCTCCAACAAATATGAGGCTCTCCTTCTCTGGAAGGCTGGGCATGTTGTCTGTTGGGTAGAACCGAGAAGAGAGCTTGTCCATCTTACTGCTAACCTGCACGATGGCATCTTTGCCAAGAGCATCTGTGAGCTGGCCGGCTGAGGGGGACACCCCCACGTGCCCATCTGGCTCTGGGTACAGCTTATAATCACTGAAGGCGTCTTTGGAGTCCAGCACTCGGCTCTCCAGAATCTTGTACTGCACGGACTTGGTGCATTTCTTCTCTGCATTCTGGGACTCCTCCTGGAGAAAAGCAGACATGGCCTTTGTCTGACTGACCATTGTACTTTCCGAGTCTTTGCCCACAGTCCTGTACTTCTCTAGCAACTCAGCTACTTTCGAGGTGGATGAGGTCTTGACTGTTTCGTTCTCTTTTGTTGTCTCACTAGAAGTCTGCTCTTTATGGATCAGCTGGACTCTCTCAGTTGACGGGTTTTGCTGGTCTAACTTGGCCGCACTGAAAATAAGCGAAGACCTGAGACGGGAGCTCCTCTGGATCAAGGGATTGATCCTGCTCCTGAAGGGATCCAGCTTCCCTGAAGGCATCTCCTCAcctggcctctcaactccagcaATCTCTTTAGCACTTACAAGTGGCGGTGAGGGTCTGAATGAAGGGATGAGGTCACTAGGGTACCTGGTGAGAGGCTCTGGAGGACCAAGCCCCTCATTATAGGCATCTGGCTCCATTGGCACTGGGAGGCTTTCCTCCCCTGGCTCAGACGGGCACCCACTCAGGTACGATGAAACCCTCCAGTTACGCAAGCCTGCCCTGTTCTCCTGCACTTTCTTGCCTTGACCTTCCTCCTGGTCATGGTCCTGCAGGAACATCTTTTGCTCCAGGCTCTGCTTCTGTGTTGGGGATGTCTGGCACATAAACTTCTGTCCCATGTTTTGCCTTCTGAGGGACGAGAGCCCCAGAAATCCATTCCCTCCTGGATTCACCTGGTCTGAACCATGCCTCACCTCCTTGGAAGAATGAGAAGGCACATAATCCAGCCGCAGTGGGTGGCCTTCCTGGGGAAAATGGGACTCCAGTTCTGGATACCTGAAGCCATCCACACAGTCCTCTGGCTCGTTGATTCCCAGCCTCCCACCTCGGATTCTTTCAAAGAGCCCCTGAGGCCTGTTAGCACCATGTGGGTGTTCAAACTGATATTGATAAAATTGGTCCTTCTGAAAATGGCTGGACTGGATTTTAAATTCATCCAAATTGTTCATGAACATCTGCCTGGAAAACTGCTTTGAAgaagcaaagttctcaaaggtTCCTTCTGCAAAGCTGTGCCTTTTAAAGGAATCCATCTCCAGCTGCTTGGAGCGGAGAAAGCCCCGGACAGGGTCCATCTGGGAGTTCTCCATTTCCACCTTCTTGGAATACATCCGCATGGCCGGACCCTCCAAGGTGTGGCGCATCAAGTCGTCTCTTCGGAAAGAAGATAGGAAGTGCCTGTCCGGATCCACTCTGTCCACAAATGGTGAGAAAAGGTGGTCCTCACGAGGAAACAGCATGTGGGGTGGTTTGGGGGGGAAGAAGGACAAGTGGTTGCCAAAGGGCCCCATGCCGAAGGGCCCCAGGGAGGCCTCTGCCTTCATCAAGACATTGGCAGGAGGGACCAAGGGGTCCGACTGTGCAAAAAGGATGCGGAACTCCTCATCAAAGCTGGCCACCAGCTCCCCCTGGAAGATATGGGCGATGCTCCGGTGGATCTTCTCAAAGGACCACATGAAGCTGcaaagaagcaggagagagagaaggctctGTTAGGGGCCTCTCGGACAACCCCACACCACACCTCAGCCTCCCAGTTCCGACCAGCATCTCTGACTTCGCATGGGCCAAGAGGTCCCTGTGAGGGAGCACCGGCTGGTCTCAGCCAGAGAGCTCAGGCACAGCCAGCACCTTGAGGGGCGGAGAGAGGTTGCTGGAACCCCCCCGTCCAGGGAGAGCCCTGGCCAGGATTGGGAGTGGAACCCCCACCCAGAGGAGACCCGCAGAGGGTTATCCAAGCGGCCTGCATTTGGGATTCAAACACCCCTTTGGACCAGAGAACAGCCAGTCGCCTGGGCTCGTGCCTGGAggctgccagccagccaaggGCCGGAGCCACACCAGGTGCCACTGCAGAGGGGCTGAGAGTTGCCGGCCAGGCAGACAAAGCGCCTGGGACCACGGGAGCCTGAGCAGACCAACCCACCCACCATCACCCAAAGGCAGCCCAAGTGCACTTCCTGCCTCTGTCAACGGAACCCAGAGCCCTGCCTGCGAGAGAGGGAGCACCGTCTCCCCTGCCTTTCTCCCCCAGAAAGCCCCTGGCCAGACATGTCTTCTGGA encodes:
- the LOC128341530 gene encoding protein FAM83H-like isoform X3, with product MDTFTDVDLLSEVLDAAARRVPVYILLDAMNAQLFLDMAAKCRVNLNYVEFLRVRTVSGPTYYCRTGMSFKGHVKETFLLVDCMVVLSGSYSFMWSFEKIHRSIAHIFQGELVASFDEEFRILFAQSDPLVPPANVLMKAEASLGPFGMGPFGNHLSFFPPKPPHMLFPREDHLFSPFVDRVDPDRHFLSSFRRDDLMRHTLEGPAMRMYSKKVEMENSQMDPVRGFLRSKQLEMDSFKRHSFAEGTFENFASSKQFSRQMFMNNLDEFKIQSSHFQKDQFYQYQFEHPHGANRPQGLFERIRGGRLGINEPEDCVDGFRYPELESHFPQEGHPLRLDYVPSHSSKEVRHGSDQVNPGGNGFLGLSSLRRQNMGQKFMCQTSPTQKQSLEQKMFLQDHDQEEGQGKKVQENRAGLRNWRVSSYLSGCPSEPGEESLPVPMEPDAYNEGLGPPEPLTRYPSDLIPSFRPSPPLVSAKEIAGVERPGEEMPSGKLDPFRSRINPLIQRSSRLRSSLIFSAAKLDQQNPSTERVQLIHKEQTSSETTKENETVKTSSTSKVAELLEKYRTVGKDSESTMVSQTKAMSAFLQEESQNAEKKCTKSVQYKILESRVLDSKDAFSDYKLYPEPDGHVGVSPSAGQLTDALGKDAIVQVSSKMDKLSSRFYPTDNMPSLPEKESLIFVGETQKLALPERKEKLLFKGDAQNPAGTEFKTLAQAQTSAPSSLESPSKTQGSSDSSLNKPEEEVCKQEQSPREFFRKGSLRLKQLLSPKGEKRPEEETAPDSWKSDKQSVVGLKRLSKGEYQEPIAEEKSPKPASLLKGTPALPPRFPSSAANVLYSSNLRDDTKVILEQISANSQKNRAELARQIPVGSNPELSKSTTSLDRKGEERSTGIIRSESFSSHKHNPPREPSEDRDSLLKRMESMRKEKRVYSRFEVFCKKDEPGMEECEPDAKDKKMGKFMPKLLGQFKAKK
- the LOC128341530 gene encoding protein FAM83H-like isoform X2, with product MARRSQSSSQGDNPLDPNYLPPHYKEYYRLALDALAEEGPESYLRFLAEEGVPEFLCPSEVDHITQHLQKPQSAPQEGGGSTDSGPHDTDMDGSSGTYWPMNSDLAVPELDLGWPMVFGFRGTEVTTLVQPPPPDNPSIKEEARRMIRAAQQVVAIVMDTFTDVDLLSEVLDAAARRVPVYILLDAMNAQLFLDMAAKCRVNLNYVEFLRVRTVSGPTYYCRTGMSFKGHVKETFLLVDCMVVLSGSYSFMWSFEKIHRSIAHIFQGELVASFDEEFRILFAQSDPLVPPANVLMKAEASLGPFGMGPFGNHLSFFPPKPPHMLFPREDHLFSPFVDRVDPDRHFLSSFRRDDLMRHTLEGPAMRMYSKKVEMENSQMDPVRGFLRSKQLEMDSFKRHSFAEGTFENFASSKQFSRQMFMNNLDEFKIQSSHFQKDQFYQYQFEHPHGANRPQGLFERIRGGRLGINEPEDCVDGFRYPELESHFPQEGHPLRLDYVPSHSSKEVRHGSDQVNPGGNGFLGLSSLRRQNMGQKFMCQTSPTQKQSLEQKMFLQDHDQEEGQGKKVQENRAGLRNWRVSSYLSGCPSEPGEESLPVPMEPDAYNEGLGPPEPLTRYPSDLIPSFRPSPPLVSAKEIAGVERPGEEMPSGKLDPFRSRINPLIQRSSRLRSSLIFSAAKLDQQNPSTERVQLIHKEQTSSETTKENETVKTSSTSKVAELLEKYRTVGKDSESTMVSQTKAMSAFLQEESQNAEKKCTKSVQYKILESRVLDSKDAFSDYKLYPEPDGHVGVSPSAGQLTDALGKDAIVQVSSKMDKLSSRFYPTDNMPSLPEKESLIFVGETQKLALPERKEKLLFKGDAQNPAGTEFKTLAQAQTSAPSSLESPSKTQGSSDSSLNKPEEEVCKQEQSPREFFRKGSLRLKQLLSPKGEKRPEEETAPDSWKSDKQSVVGLKRLSKGEYQEPIAEEKSPKPASLLKGTPALPPRFPSSAANVLYSSNLRDDTKVILEQISANSQKNRAELARQIPVGSNPELSKSTTSLDRKGEERSTGIIRSESFSSHKHNPPREPSEDRDSLLKRMESMRKEKRVYSRFEVFCKKDEPGMEECEPDAKDKKMGKFMPKLLGQFKAKK
- the LOC128341530 gene encoding protein FAM83H-like isoform X1; this encodes MVVQQQLETPRLAVLDLGEQKCPPSAVAMARRSQSSSQGDNPLDPNYLPPHYKEYYRLALDALAEEGPESYLRFLAEEGVPEFLCPSEVDHITQHLQKPQSAPQEGGGSTDSGPHDTDMDGSSGTYWPMNSDLAVPELDLGWPMVFGFRGTEVTTLVQPPPPDNPSIKEEARRMIRAAQQVVAIVMDTFTDVDLLSEVLDAAARRVPVYILLDAMNAQLFLDMAAKCRVNLNYVEFLRVRTVSGPTYYCRTGMSFKGHVKETFLLVDCMVVLSGSYSFMWSFEKIHRSIAHIFQGELVASFDEEFRILFAQSDPLVPPANVLMKAEASLGPFGMGPFGNHLSFFPPKPPHMLFPREDHLFSPFVDRVDPDRHFLSSFRRDDLMRHTLEGPAMRMYSKKVEMENSQMDPVRGFLRSKQLEMDSFKRHSFAEGTFENFASSKQFSRQMFMNNLDEFKIQSSHFQKDQFYQYQFEHPHGANRPQGLFERIRGGRLGINEPEDCVDGFRYPELESHFPQEGHPLRLDYVPSHSSKEVRHGSDQVNPGGNGFLGLSSLRRQNMGQKFMCQTSPTQKQSLEQKMFLQDHDQEEGQGKKVQENRAGLRNWRVSSYLSGCPSEPGEESLPVPMEPDAYNEGLGPPEPLTRYPSDLIPSFRPSPPLVSAKEIAGVERPGEEMPSGKLDPFRSRINPLIQRSSRLRSSLIFSAAKLDQQNPSTERVQLIHKEQTSSETTKENETVKTSSTSKVAELLEKYRTVGKDSESTMVSQTKAMSAFLQEESQNAEKKCTKSVQYKILESRVLDSKDAFSDYKLYPEPDGHVGVSPSAGQLTDALGKDAIVQVSSKMDKLSSRFYPTDNMPSLPEKESLIFVGETQKLALPERKEKLLFKGDAQNPAGTEFKTLAQAQTSAPSSLESPSKTQGSSDSSLNKPEEEVCKQEQSPREFFRKGSLRLKQLLSPKGEKRPEEETAPDSWKSDKQSVVGLKRLSKGEYQEPIAEEKSPKPASLLKGTPALPPRFPSSAANVLYSSNLRDDTKVILEQISANSQKNRAELARQIPVGSNPELSKSTTSLDRKGEERSTGIIRSESFSSHKHNPPREPSEDRDSLLKRMESMRKEKRVYSRFEVFCKKDEPGMEECEPDAKDKKMGKFMPKLLGQFKAKK